A genomic window from Henningerozyma blattae CBS 6284 chromosome 3, complete genome includes:
- the ATG14 gene encoding Atg14p (similar to Saccharomyces cerevisiae ATG14 (YBR128C); ancestral locus Anc_3.389), which translates to MSNNDNQIMTLQCMICSKIPTNHNEKMYCSHCIKTSPDLLLKLKLDLIILNRQTMQYKLKVENILQESIKEANTVGLESNVKDNHNNNTQNNFQLKNEDNDSVLLLSEKLKTLTLLKSKKRLNKINHRIQELKRIIIHKRYIIHELLKQIKSKPDIPKYHHKKNAIINQQKTKLELIEKINLIEKKILIKQQLEKLMELNNWFSIKKTDAVDISYMIQFKKIISLRKFDKFKNSEILNSIISISNYLNLYSKIINFNLPFPNDNDFKLLKQSNMTQITSDHLIGWLGWLIMNVISIAMKRKLFKVNSLSSIDLSWLLDHYDIDGLFYYLSQNKNIESTKNNTPRYNLDCSYSMVIAIISEALQIPVSSRNDNNIIKGKIKIKAKKKDRAASKIKSKTKCSANTKDKIKDKLGSKRELRFKENSTFNSRLQEEQDHSPLSFASTESSTTNMNANSITLATTSNNMAKYYKNNGSINSDPDRWFVVG; encoded by the coding sequence AtgtcaaataatgataatcaAATCATGACGCTACAATGTATGATTTGTTCGAAAATACCCACCAATCATAATGAAAAGATGTATTGTTCTCATTGTATAAAGACAAGTcctgatttattattaaaattgaaattggaTTTGATTATTCTCAACAGACAAACTATgcaatataaattaaaagtagaaaatattttacaagaATCTATCAAGGAAGCTAATACGGTCGGACTCGAATCTAATGTAAAAGATAATCACAATAATAACactcaaaataattttcagcttaaaaatgaagataatgatagtgttttattattatcagaaaaattaaaaacattaactcttttaaaatcaaagaaaagattgaataaaattaatcatAGGAtccaagaattaaaaagaattattattcataaaCGTTATATCATtcatgaattattaaagcaaattaaatcaaaaccAGATATACCAAAATATcatcataaaaaaaacgcaattattaatcaacAGAAAActaaattagaattaattgaaaagattaatctaattgaaaaaaaaatattaattaagcAGCaacttgaaaaattaatggaattaaacaattggttttcaattaaaaaaacagaTGCAGTTGACATATCTTATATGattcaatttaaaaaaatcatatccttaagaaaatttgataaatttaagaattcggaaatattaaattcaattatttctatatcaaattatttaaatttatattccaaaataattaattttaatttaccatttcctaatgataatgattttaaattattaaaacaatcAAATATGACTCAAATTACAAGCGATCATCTGATAGGGTGGCTTGGGTGGCTAATTATGAATGTTATTTCAATTGCTATGAAAAGAAAGTTATTCAAagttaattcattatcctcaattgatttatctTGGCTATTGGATCATTATGATATTGACggattattttattatttatcgcaaaacaaaaatattgaatcaACAAAAAACAATACTCCAAGGTACAATTTAGATTGTAGTTATTCGATGGTAATAGCTATTATTTCTGAAGCACTTCAGATACCTGTTTCATCaagaaatgataataatattattaagggaaaaataaagattaaAGCAAAAAAGAAGGATAGGGCAGCATCAAAgataaaatcaaaaacCAAATGTAGTGCAAATACAAAAGACAAGATAAAAGATAAACTGGGATCCAAACGAGAATTAAGATTCAAAGAAAATTCAACATTTAATTCAAGACTACAAGAAGAACAAGACCATTCACCTTTATCCTTTGCATCCACAGAATCCAGCACTACCAACATGAATGCCAATAGCATCACATTAGCCActacttcaaataatatggcaaaatattataaaaataatggttCCATCAACTCAGATCCTGATCGATGGTTTGTAGTAGGCTAG
- the TBLA0C02240 gene encoding uncharacterized protein — protein MQTLMDKQFFPDGRADQIVQDLKQEQEQEKVESLKTQDLFQVHQGLNDSESSDIVPSTLPAAINLIISLQNKNIQMVSKLEQFNDLVRINNNLNNEINMLKFQYNSIVKEKINATSNRQRTDTKCENFDELLALSKKLSASNNFNEFLNTLSTINHIVSENHSMFGDSMLIEQIDLLCQQTNDLDIDSSNCNDIPLTPESNKLKFIGMGEVQLKSQNPMITPRTTPRATPIKEPHLKSFTNENNKRRRDRERSNSNAKVRDKHPYISSSFTFKLAERSHNIIKTPNNDPISDVNKTSQPENLRSIYASPSSNPPSKPLVFSVRDISANNTNQHKNSVNYYSNFKFLQPTDTPKINADSSVKLPGIKNSNPHSRKNVKNKNSNNSRNNRNRNSNRTRARNINTASNTVSISDSNQPRKKRNNTSNTK, from the coding sequence ATGCAAACACTTATGGACAAGCAATTTTTTCCAGATGGTAGAGCAGATCAGATAGTTCAGGATCTGAAACAGGAGCAGGAACAGGAGAAAGTTGAGTCATTAAAAACACAAGACTTATTCCAAGTGCATCAGGGGTTAAACGATAGTGAAAGTAGTGATATAGTTCCGAGTACCCTACCTGCTgctattaatttaattattagtCTTCAGAATAAAAACATTCAAATGGTTTCCAAATTGGAACAATTTAATGATCTAGTTAGGATCAATAATAacttaaataatgaaatcaatatgttaaaatttcaatataattcaattgttAAGGAAAAGATTAATGCTACTTCGAATCGTCAACGTACTGATACTAAATGTGAAAATTTTGATGAATTGCTTGctctttcaaaaaaattatctgcttcaaataatttcaatgaatTCTTAAACACTTTATCTACCATCAATCATATCGTGAGTGAAAATCATAGCATGTTTGGTGACTCAATGCTAATTGAGCAAATAGATTTACTTTGTCAACAGACAAACGATTTAGATATAGATAGTTCAAATTGCAATGATATACCTTTAACTCCGGAATccaataaattgaaattcatAGGTATGGGTGAAGTTCAACTCAAATCGCAAAACCCAATGATTACTCCAAGAACTACACCAAGAGCCACTCCGATAAAAGAACCACATTTGAAATCATTTACTAATGAGAATAATAAACGTCGTAGAGATCGTGAAAGATCAAACTCTAATGCAAAAGTGAGGGATAAACATCCTTATATTAGTAGTTCATTTACTTTTAAATTAGCAGAACGATCGCacaatataattaaaactCCCAATAATGATCCAATTTCTGATGTAAATAAAACTTCTCAACCTGAAAATTTACGAAGTATATATGCTTCACCATCTTCAAACCCACCAAGTAAACCCTTGGTATTTTCAGTACGAGATATATCTGCTAATAATACCAATCAACATAAGAACAGTGTGAactattattcaaattttaaattcttacAACCAACTGATACCCCAAAAATCAACGCTGATTCATCTGTTAAATTACCAGGTATTAAGAATTCAAATCCTCATTCTagaaaaaatgttaaaaataaaaattcaaacaactcaagaaataatagaaatagaaaTTCCAATAGAACGAGAGCCCGAAACATAAATACAGCTTCTAATACAGTTTCAATTAGTGATTCAAATCAACCAAGgaaaaagagaaataaTACATCTAACACTAAATAG
- the ESP1 gene encoding separase (similar to Saccharomyces cerevisiae ESP1 (YGR098C); ancestral locus Anc_3.441): MSTNSNGILRKVTMNKPVAVTDINVPNKDNVIKNNNIRNSSSTNNIVLDSIYCMPIINNEALYQLQKLHSCNKLELSIKTQLSQVIQLITNKNTSTSQIILQILNIYNITIINKSDHIFSLEELLLSDYTKLNSSYLFTLKLVSLQLILQRKLHLSPQDNLQIQPSILLTILANDKRYLIFQNTIPNAKNLIKLLFHFYSVPNTSLLLKFYFGVKILQYLLDYNLDIKNFIKHLSIKDFLSLLSTILKKEFKTNIPKTPFKRQLSSSNNFTSSINTNTNIRSFLNPFVIQLYSSIKNTDQNDLELLEIIENKIFITIYDKDVTNSNYSLNQITSLIDSTFVDITNGTSSNHWKSINLIFNTWNILLSNNFINFNSQLLKLHLKLFDNNLVFINQNIDQFLIIDENLTVESQKINFNLLLTLLINLKDFLLLIKNIPSTNSSSSNQYQLANKRLSNLISVSFNCFTILKDLQFFNFAIDLELFRFAHLKAINLNDIDEFFSNFKKFLNSIENDSFKLKIINYKIFNSLFLLSIFNFTLNSLNSLTNLIYFISKLKANCLSNNLTKLIIDGEEDNVYLKHFKSDLMICILLSNSNIKPTEQIYNSWSIQLKILYHTLCNTNIMIPIPTTTTIFNFDKNDYLYNYRQLIKTTYYLNVEMEKHSTLNLSAITNSLLEHWFSLEDLNNDPSIRLINLEINLIKMLISYLSFNNFDKLVLKVISIIESIPRYSKKNTKSNVILFLNYYRLNSLINLKLFDQIDIFFNITSPLQLSIDSISIKDENFSSISISNNILHLKIILLYISHYNDSKLFQSIFIENLPNNNPHLIQTNNSLKLNNNKYTDILLFNIQLYSTSSKIHLNNNNILESIVESNRCLKLSIGLLKHKDILQQIQRLDLIKSIISSYLNMIHCQIHIGSGKDTDFYIKELLKLVNSLKDPTPVFVALCEVFNFYKLTDQLNMKDLIIEKINQTFKFLDSKNNICSIINYMYINGFDHSKIFNCISTFFNNSNETFLIKYWSLKLGKSVNLLDNSSISNNSPLEKHQNINTINKINELYKKIENQLETDTHFRNLFDSVLITPSCSYPVSSKILPHNLMNNKNQSLTTPKRKIINSSLPYSYTPNCNSIFLDSPRSSSMTPRGKNKRQEFDKSSALNNLNQINLLVKKLDLNSLKNYELNEIACLYSLSVSLISSITISSIPPHVQNRMDCLYELSRYMPMYYDKILSSSIKKSLYTDISPLPMKNMGQFVTNIENQFIKNISNNTTIMNESSALPKYSIIALDICPITGHLIISKSFSYNNKKLHIRISLDRARSRDLDANSISFKQFKNELDTIIKLNNDTTSLSVTSKIKTKEDRKSWWKQRHDLDKKLQDLLLQLEITWLSGLKGIFDDTIIDEKYFNEFKLKFNNILQQSLPTRKQFGTPSNFVQIEDWIIELFLKLDISDHDFYSAMEDLIYLVLDILLFHGEENAYDEIDMNVLHIAIEEQIKKYHSAIIQQEKYAHTFLIVSSACHSIPWENIPILKNKPISRIPSYQVLFDTLHLNSENIFTEISLDSNISIILNPHGDLMGTESRFIDDFNEIVEHRSSSYVLVRRKPDEAQFIRMISNSNLFLYIGHGGGEQFVHAKEIKKLNSVAPSLLLGCSSASMKYYGKLEPTGIIYSYLLGGSPMVIGNLWDVTDKDIDRFSKDLFERIGLFPSNNKSTGPSENVCYPISEAITNSRRECHLRYLNGCAPIIYGIPLIFRKSSNKKENFSIS, encoded by the coding sequence ATGTCAACCAATTCAAATGGCATACTGAGAAAAGTTACCATGAATAAGCCAGTAGCAGTTACTGATATTAATGTCCCCAATAAAGATAAtgtaataaagaataataatattagaaattcaTCAAGTACAAACAATATTGTTCTAGATTCAATCTATTGTATGccaataattaataatgaagcTTTATATCAACTGCAAAAACTACATTCCTGTAATAAGTtagaattatcaattaaaactCAATTAAGCCAAGTGATCCaattaataacaaataaaaatacttcTACGTCACAAATTATTTTGCAAATactgaatatttataatataaccatcataaataaatcagatcatatattttcacttgaagaattattattatcagatTATACTAAGCTGAATAGCagttatttatttaccTTAAAGTTGGTATCCTTACAATTGATAttacaaagaaaattaCATTTATCGCCTCAAGACAATTTACAGATTCAACCATCTATACTACTGACGATTCTAGCCAATGATAAACGATATTTAATCTTCCAAAATACAATACCTAATGCcaaaaatctaataaaattgttgtTTCATTTCTATTCTGTTCCAAATACctcattattattgaaattttatttcgGTGTTAAGATCTTACAATATCTTTTGGATTATAATTTggatataaaaaatttcatcaagcatttatcaattaaagattttttatcattattatccactattttgaaaaaagaattcaaaACTAATATTCCAAAGACTCCATTTAAAAGACAATTATCTTCatccaataattttacaTCTTCCATCAATACAAATACTAATATTcgttcttttttaaatccaTTTGTTATACAACtatattcttcaataaaGAATACAGATCAGAAtgatttggaattattagaaattattgaaaataagaTTTTCATTACCATATATGATAAAGATGtaacaaattcaaattattctttaaatcaaataacaTCTTTAATAGATTCAACATTTGTTGATATTACTAATGGCACATCAAGCAATCATTggaaatcaataaatttaatatttaatacatggaatattttattatcaaataatttcattaattttaatagtcaattattaaaattgcatttaaaattatttgataataatttagttttcattaatcaaaatatcgatcaatttttaattattgatgaaaatttaactGTTGAATCACAGAAGATTAATTTCAACTTATTATTGACtctattaattaatttgaaagattttttactattaattaaaaacatACCTTCCacaaattcttcttcttcaaatcaatatcaattaGCTAATAAGAGACTTTCGAATCTAATTTCTGtttctttcaattgtttTACAATTCTAAAggatttacaattttttaattttgccATAGATTTAGAATTGTTTAGATTTGCTCATTTGAAAGCAATCAATTTAAATGACATCGATGagtttttttcaaatttcaaaaaatttttgaattctatagaaaatgattcttttaaattaaaaattattaattataaaatttttaattcactCTTCCTTTTatctattttcaattttactttaaattctttgaattccttaacaaatttaatttacttcatttcaaaattaaaagcaAATTGcctttcaaataatttgactaaattaataattgatggCGAGGAAGATAACGTTTATTTAAAGCATTTTAAATCAGACTTGATGATCTGTATATTGTTATCAAATTCGAATATTAAACCAACAGAGcaaatttataattcatggtcaattcaattaaaaatattgtatcATACATTATGTAATACAAATATCATGATTCCAATTCctacaacaacaacaatttttaattttgataaaaatgattatttgtataattATAGACAATTGATAAAAACAACTTATTACTTAAATGTTGAAATGGAAAAACATTcaactttaaatttatcagCTATTACAAATTCATTGCTAGAGCATTGGTTTTCATTggaagatttaaataacGACCCATCCATtagattaataaatttagaaattaatttaattaaaatgttaatttcttatctttcatttaataattttgataaattagtTTTAAAAGTAATCTCCATCATTGAAAGTATTCCAAggtattcaaaaaaaaatacaaaatcaaatgtgattctatttttaaattactaTAGATTAAACTctctaataaatttgaaattatttgatcaaatagatattttcttcaacatCACTTCGCCTTTACAATTATCAATAGATTCTATCTCAATAAAAGACGAAAACTTTTCTTCAATAAGCAtctcaaataatattttgcacttgaaaatcatattattatacattTCTCATTATAATGATTCAAAACTTTTTcaatcaatatttattgaaaatttaccaaataataatcctCATCTTATTCAAACAAacaattcattaaaattaaataataataaatatactgatattttattatttaatatccAATTATATTCAACTTCATCCAagattcatttaaataataataatatcttagAATCAATCGTTGAGTCTAATAGATGtttgaaattatcaattggtCTATTAAAGcataaagatattttacaaCAAATCCAAAGGttagatttaattaaatccaTTATTTCTTCATATTTGAACATGATACACTGTCAAATTCATATTGGTAGTGGTAAGGATACCGACTTTTATATCAaggaattattaaaattagtaaattcattaaaagaCCCGACTCCTGTATTCGTAGCACTATGTGAAgtcttcaatttttataaattaactgaccaattaaatatgaaagatttaattattgagaaaattaatcagactttcaaattcttagactctaaaaataacatttgttcaataataaattatatgtATATTAATGGATTTGAtcattcaaaaattttcaattgtatttcgacattttttaataattccaatGAAACCttcttaataaaatattggaGTTTGAAGTTGGGGAAATCAGTTAATCTACTGGATAATTCATCTATCAGCAATAATAGTCCTTTGGAAAAacatcaaaatattaataccattaataaaataaatgaacTTTATAAAAAGATTGAAAATCAATTAGAAACAGATACGcattttagaaatttatTCGATTCAGTTTTAATTACCCCATCATGCTCGTATCCAGTCTCATCAAAAATTTTACCTcataatttaatgaataataaaaatcaatcATTGACAACTCCgaagagaaaaataatcaattctTCACTTCCATATTCATACACGCCTAATtgtaattcaatatttttagacTCCCCAAGATCTTCAAGCATGACCCCAAGAGGGAAAAATAAGCGCCAAGAATTCGACAAATCAAGCGCCTTAAATAACctaaatcaaattaatttattggtgaaaaaattagacttgaattcattgaaaaattatgaattaaatgaaattgcgtgtttatattctttatcaGTCAGTCTAATATCAAGTATAACAATATCTTCCATTCCACCTCATGTTCAAAACAGGATGGATTGTTTATATGAATTATCTCGATATATGCCAATGTATTATGATAAAATACTGTCttcatcaattaaaaaatcattatataCAGATATTAGCCCCCTTCCTATGAAAAATATGGGCCAGTTTGtaacaaatattgaaaatcagtttattaaaaatatttcaaataacaCTACAATAATGAACGAAAGTTCTGCCCTACcgaaatattcaataatagCCCTAGATATATGCCCCATTACAGGCcatttaattatttcaaaatcattttCCTATAACAACAAAAAACTTCATATTAGGATATCACTGGATCGAGCAAGATCAAGAGATTTGGACGCTAACAGTATATCGTTTAAGCAATTCAAGAATGAACTTGATAccataattaaattaaataatgatacaaCATCATTATCTGTGACTAGCAAGATCAAAACAAAAGAGGACAGGAAGTCATGGTGGAAGCAGAGACACGATTTAGATAAAAAACTACAAGATCTATTATTACAGTTAGAAATTACTTGGTTAAGTGGATTGAAGGGTATTTTTGATGATACTATCATcgatgaaaaatattttaatgaatttaagttgaaatttaataatattttgcaGCAAAGTTTACCCACCAGGAAACAATTTGGTACTCCATCTAATTTTGTCCAAATTGAAGACTGGATTATTGAATTGTTCTTAAAACTAGATATCTCAGATCATGACTTTTATTCTGCAATGGAAGATCTAATTTATCTAGTGCTTGACATACTGTTGTTCCATGGAGAAGAAAATGCATATGATGAAATAGATATGAATGTTCTACACATTGCCATCGAAGAAcagattaaaaaatatcattccGCCATTATTCAACAAGAGAAATATGCACATACATTTTTGATTGTTAGTAGCGCATGTCATTCAATTCCATGGGAGAATATAcctattttgaaaaacaaGCCAATATCAAGAATTCCTTCCTACCAAGTTTTATTTGACACATTACATCTCAATtcagaaaatatatttacgGAAATTTCATTGGATTCAAATATATCGATAATATTAAACCCACATGGTGACTTAATGGGTACCGAATCTCGTTTTATTGATGATTTCAATGAAATAGTAGAGCATCGCTCTAGTTCCTATGTGCTAGTAAGAAGGAAGCCGGACGAGGctcaatttattagaatgaTTTCCAATTCAAACTTGTTCTTATACATCGGTCATGGTGGTGGTGAGCAATTTGTCCATGCCAAAGAAATCAAGAAGCTTAATTCCGTGGCTCCTTCTCTTCTTCTCGGTTGCTCTTCAGCATCAATGAAATATTACGGTAAATTAGAACCAACGGGTATAATCTACTCTTATTTATTAGGTGGCAGCCCGATGGTAATTGGTAACCTGTGGGATGTGACTGACAAAGATATCGACAGATTTAGTAAGGACCTATTTGAACGTATTGGATTGTTTcctagtaataataaaagcaCGGGCCCTTCCGAAAATGTTTGTTATCCAATTTCTGAAGCTATTACCAACTCCAGAAGAGAATGTCACTTACGGTACCTAAATGGCTGTGCCCCTATCATTTATGGCATTCCACTCATTTTTCGGAAATCCTCTAATAAAAAGGAGAATTTCTCGATCTCATAG
- the TBLA0C02270 gene encoding uncharacterized protein (similar to Saccharomyces cerevisiae ASK10 (YGR097W) and YPR115W; ancestral locus Anc_3.438), with product MTNFFNFHRKSISSLGKATSCPRDTTEWSEKIDSDVEGFVCGDNDNMLKSIKSAPSDTTSFNAQDNSSSKGRSLSFSQASTVTPNNLSSEYISSEMKNTISHTIHDGAITLSGNVPIPNRPNEKHHGFGIVADTDKHYDLYVREFPTDIVSDRFSKWKKILKSLMAYFKEVAYAEEQIARVHRKMRTAVRFDFITDLSEGTNLVVDPLSKHGPVRSASIPKTIADQNNVYHPLGPSTPAIGLPQEIFAQSGFMEFGSGSIQDLQVVLKKYHVSVGHQHVRVSKKIIDEIIPQLEHMISELDSKASGINKLSIDFKNDLKNQVHATNHILKKYTTAVNILREDSQSKSKKVLLKPRNDPFLLKLQLEVQLKKQLVEENYLKQAYVNLQSSAMELEKIVYGNIQQVMTKYSVMIDTAGRLAIKNLCHELQQGMNSKPPAFEWDHFVTHHPSCLLDWKSTDPIPAPRKCSDVTFPEMKSVTSKCFKAGYLHSKVNASNTSNKNYFVLTTNYLHKYPDGECFKLQEVKIGSKQLSKLVPAVSIPLDDCKVEEITSNSFVVIGKPVVDENSPVLKSVSPSSKLEKAKITTTTTDSTTQAKQVLEPAKSIDSDNNHILGPILSLQTSNGTALMNTKNSKNIDPTPRIDRRVAKDLEFPEDFKPGNVVRWTFTLTDKTNASEFKVWLHDLKILTKFKTSKERISYLDQRVQKSGSTSDDATVLEKASTSKEPSPKNTTSPPTTTTKSTNKSTNKSTDKSTDKSTDKSTDKSTDKSSSKASKSILKSSNSKTSASTKNHKEDEKPERNSSLSSTSSKSPLDESTSPTTTKAELSKHLASSLSSYTWKEDLTNPPPVKEGSLDTNSIPSESTLEQYSLTPSLSGGQYDPKPDEQIKLVEDEENNKGNETYTDDNMHLRLGHSIYD from the coding sequence ATGACAAACTTCTTCAACTTTCATAGGAAATCAATCTCGAGCTTGGGCAAAGCAACTTCCTGTCCCAGAGATACTACTGAATGGAGTGAAAAAATAGATTCTGATGTAGAGGGATTTGTTTGTGGGGACAATGACAACATGCTTAAGTCAATTAAAAGTGCTCCATCAGATACAACCTCATTCAACGCACAAGACAATAGTTCTTCCAAAGGTCGTTCTTTATCATTCTCACAAGCTTCAACTGTTActccaaataatttatcatcagaatatatttcttcgGAAATGAAGAATACCATCTCCCATACCATTCATGATGGTGCAATCACTCTAAGTGGTAATGTACCAATACCAAATCGCCCAAATGAAAAGCATCATGGTTTTGGTATCGTTGCCGATACAGATAAGCACTATGATCTTTATGTAAGGGAATTCCCGACTGATATCGTCAGTGATAGATTCTCTAAATggaagaaaattttaaagagCTTAATGGCATACTTTAAAGAAGTTGCTTATGCTGAAGAACAAATTGCGAGAGTTCATCGTAAAATGAGAACTGCCGTTCGTTTTGATTTCATCACTGATTTATCAGAAGGGACAAATTTAGTTGTTGACCCATTGTCAAAACATGGTCCTGTTAGGTCTGCTTCAATTCCAAAGACAATCGCTGACCAGAACAATGTATACCATCCCTTAGGTCCATCTACACCAGCTATTGGCTTGCCACAAGAGATTTTTGCACAATCTGGGTTTATGGAATTCGGCTCAGGGTCCATTCAGGATTTGCAAGTGgtattgaagaaatatcaTGTATCAGTTGGCCATCAACATGTTAGGGTCtctaagaaaattattgatgaaattattcCACAATTAGAACATATGATTAGTGAATTAGATTCTAAGGCTTCTGGTATTAATAAACTATCAATcgattttaaaaatgatttaaaaaatcaagtTCATGCAACaaatcatattttaaaaaaatacactACTGCTGTAAACATTTTAAGAGAAGATTCACAatctaaatcaaaaaagGTTTTATTGAAACCAAGAAATGAtccatttttattgaaattgcAACTAGAGGTCCAGttgaaaaaacaattagtggaagagaattatttaaaacaagCTTATGTGAATCTTCAATCTTCAGCAATGGagttagaaaaaattgtttatgGAAATATTCAACAAGTGATGACCAAATATTCTGTCATGATTGATACTGCTGGTAGATTAGctataaagaatttatgtCATGAATTACAACAAGGTATGAATTCCAAGCCCCCTGCATTTGAATGGGATCATTTTGTTACACATCATCCAAGCTGTTTATTAGACTGGAAATCTACAGATCCAATCCCAGCTCCAAGAAAATGTTCTGATGTCACTTTTCCTGAAATGAAATCTGTAACCTCTAAATGTTTTAAAGCTGGTTATCTTCATTCTAAAGTTAATGCTTCCAACacttctaataaaaattattttgttttaactacaaattatttacatAAATATCCAGATGGAGAATGTTTTAAGTTGCAAGAGGTAAAGATAGGTTCAAAACAGTTATCTAAATTGGTTCCTGCTGTAAGTATTCCATTAGATGATTGTAAAGTTGAAGAGATTACATCGAATTCTTTTGTGGTAATTGGTAAACCTGTTGTAGATGAAAATAGCCCTGTCTTAAAATCAGTCTCTCCGTCTTCCAAATTAGAAAAAGCAAAaattacaacaacaacaacagatTCAACCACCCAAGCCAAGCAAGTTTTGGAACCAGCAAAATCGATTGATTCCGATAATAATCACATCTTAGGACCAATTTTATCCTTACAAACAAGTAATGGTACTGCACTTATGAATACCAAgaattccaaaaatattgatcCAACTCCAAGAATTGATAGACGCGTAGCTAAAGATTTGGAATTTCCAGAAGATTTTAAACCTGGAAACGTTGTTCGTTGGACGTTTACTTTAACCGATAAAACCAATGCAAGTGAATTTAAAGTGTGGTTAcatgatttaaaaattctaacAAAATTCAAGACAAGCAAAGAAAGAATATCATATCTGGATCAGAGAGTTCAGAAGTCAGGTTCTACCAGTGATGATGCGACAGTCCTAGAGAAAGCCAGTACTTCAAAGGAGCCATCTCCAAAGAATACAACATCGCCACctaccaccaccaccaaaAGCACTAATAAAAGCACTAATAAAAGCACTGATAAAAGTACTGATAAAAGTACTGATAAAAGCACTGATAAAAGCACTGATAAAAGTTCAAGTAAAGCTTCcaaatcaattttaaaatcaagCAATAGTAAAACTAGTGCTAGTACCAAGAATCATAAAGAAGATGAGAAACCAGAACgaaattcatcattatcttcaACGTCTTCAAAATCACCATTAGATGAATCAACTTCTCCAACTACAACCAAGGCAGAACTTTCAAAACACCTAGCAAGCTCACTATCAAGTTACACATGGAAAGAGGATCTAACAAATCCACCACCAGTTAAAGAAGGATCATTAGATACAAATTCAATTCCATCGGAATCTACATTAGAACAATACAGCTTAACACCAAGTTTAAGTGGCGGGCAATACGATCCTAAACCGGATGAGCAGATAAAATTAGTTGAGGACGAGGAAAACAACAAAGGCAATGAAACTTACACAGATGATAATATGCATTTAAGATTAGGACATTCCATATACGattag